The Dehalococcoidales bacterium nucleotide sequence TAAAAGTTGTATCCATAATGATTACAAATGTAACCCGTTTAGTTACGTTTGTCAATCGATTATTTTACTTATTATTAGTTATTGACAGCATCGTATCTACTTGGTAGACTGAGAGTAATGAAAGTCGAAATGGTTAGCACCCTAACCAGGACGGTGGACTTTCAACCCGCGGGTGGCCCCAAAAAAATGCCACCCTGTCACGGTGGAGATCGGGGGTTCAAATCCCCCCGGGGTCGCCAGGTTTTATGCAAAGTATTCAGCCGTAATTATTCCCACACACAGGATTAGCTCTTCCATAGAACAATCAAGTTAAGGTAGTCGAGCATTGTTTCAGGTAGAGTTAGACTCTCCTGTTTCTTCGCTCTTCGGTAGAATATAATCAGGTAAGCCCGCGTAGCACTCTTAGATATCAGCCACCAGATCACTGTAAAATCTGATATAATATTACTGATTACTTTACTCCGCCCGCGGTCTTACAAGTTTTTAATTACCAGACCGTCTGTTTTTCAACGCTCTTCTAGAGCTTGCCTAAGCCGGTGGTGTGAGTGTAAACTTGGGGCATGATTCACATAACCCGCACCATCACAATTGACGAAAGCGAGATCCAAGAGGACTTTGTTCGCGCCTCAGGGCCGGGCGGGCAGAACGTAAACAAAGTCGCCACCACTGTACAGCTTCGTTTTGATGTAGCTAACTCACGCTCTCTACCCGAGGAAGTTCGTAAACGTCTCATTTCACTGGCTGGTAACCGGATCACCGTAGCTGGCATACTTATCATCGAAGCTCGACGATTCCGTACCCAGGGACGGAATCGCGAAGATGCAACTGATCGGCTTGTGAAATTGATTCGCGATGCAGCACAAAGACCAAAATTCCGTCGCAAAACAAGACCGACACTGGCATCAAAGATACGTCGGTTAGAGAGTAAACGTCACGTCGCCGAAAGTAAACGCGTGCGTGGTGTAGTCCATCCCGGCAATGAATAACCACCAGGCGCCAAGATCGTTTTGCCAAATCAGATCAGTCCACCCACCAAGGATCGGGCTTCAAACTTATTAATGAAATACAATGATCCCCATTTTATGTTAAAATAGTAATAGCCACGTAAACCAAGGATATGCGATCCAGAAATACCGCCTGACCTTTCTACGAGGAACGAGCGGTTTTTTTGTTGTAACAGCAGACTCTTACTTGCAATCAGGGTCAACTGTTGAAAGCAACCGGAGAACCTGATCCGCCAGGAACAGGTAATACAGTGGACTTATAACGGAGCAAGTAGAAGTATAATGACAACCGAATTTACCCAATTGGGTCTAAACCCGCAACTGGTGCAGGCCGTATCTGATCTTGGCTATATCATCCCCACCCCAATTCAAACGAAGATTATCCCGTTAATGCTGGATGGTCACGATGTAATCGGCCAGGCACAGACAGGTACCGGCAAAACGGCTGCTTTCGTGTTACCCATTCTTCAAACCCTGGAACGAGGTCAGCGTGGCATACAGGCTCTTGTTCTGGCTCCCACACGGGAACTGGCCATGCAGGTAGCGAAGGCTGCAAATGAATACGGAAGGTGCCTGAATGTGCGTGTACTAGCGGTATATGGCGGCCAACCGTATAATATACAGATAAGCCGTCTCAGGCAGGGAGTAGATATCGTAGTAGGTACGCCCGGGCGCTTACTTGATTTGATAGAGAAGGGGGAACTCGATCTAACCCGTGTCAGTACAGTCGTCATCGATGAAGCAGACGAAATGCTCAGCATGGGTTTCATCAAAGATATTGAGGAAATTCTCAGTACAATCCCATCAGAACGCCGGACCGCTCTCTTTTCCGCTACCGTCCCGCCGGAGATCACCCGCATATCTAAAAAATATATGCATTCTCCGCAGTCTATCATCATAAAAAGCGAACATCTCACGGTTGATGCAGTTGACCATCGGTATTGTCTGGTCAATAAAGAGGAGAAACTGGCTGTCCTCACGCGGCTCTTTGAGGTTGGGGATATCACCAGCGCTCTTATATTTGTCAATACACGTGTCGGCACAAGCGATTTAGTGAATGAACTTATGGGACGCGGCTTTCCTGCCGAAGCCTTGAACGGGGACCTTAACCAGCAGACCCGGGAACAGGTTTTGAATCGTTTTCGGCGTAATCAAACCACGGTACTTGTGGCTACGGATGTGGCAGCCCGGGGATTGGATATTAATGATATTTCACACGTGTTCAACTACGATTTGCCCTTGGACCCGGAATTGTATGTTCATCGAGTTGGGCGCACGGGGAGAGCCGGTAAAACAGGCATTGCCATTACGCTGCTGACAACGAAGGAACAGTGGCGCTTACGCCGGATAGAAGGATTTACCAAACAGACCGTCACCCGGATACAAATTCCAACAGCGGAGGAAATCGAGGAACACAGAAAAGCGCAGTTACTGGAACAGATGATGGTCTGTTTGCAACGCGGTCGTTGTCAGAAGGAATTGCAGATGGTCACCAGACTGGTAGAAATGGGCCACGATCCGCTTCAGATTGCGGCAATAGCCCTTAAAATTGCCCGTGGAGAGGAGAAGCAGCGCTCTATTGCACAGATTAGCGAAGTATATGAGGGAAGTTCCCCAAAAGCCCGGCGAGGGATCAAACGCGGTAAAAAAGAGAACGGCCGTAATGGTGCTAATGGTTCTTGTGAAAAGGGAATGGTGCGGCTGACTCTTAGCGCGGGAAAATCCCATGGTGTACGGCCTGCTGATGTCGTCGGCACGATAGCCTACCACGCAAATTTCCCCGGTAGTACCATTGGCGCAATAAATATTCTTGATAAATATACACTGGTTGATATACCGCAACAGTATGTGGCGCAAACCTTGGCTAAAGCCGGCAAATACCAAATCCGCAAAAATGCTGTTAAGTTGGAGCTCGCATGAACAACCAGCTGTTTCGATTTGACGGACTGAATCCTGGGGAAATCGGACTATATTGATGCCGTGGATCTGTTGGCAGTGGTGGGGCTTAAAAAATCCTAATAACCGGTATGTTACTTTTACATCT carries:
- the arfB gene encoding alternative ribosome rescue aminoacyl-tRNA hydrolase ArfB → MTRTITIDESEIQEDFVRASGPGGQNVNKVATTVQLRFDVANSRSLPEEVRKRLISLAGNRITVAGILIIEARRFRTQGRNREDATDRLVKLIRDAAQRPKFRRKTRPTLASKIRRLESKRHVAESKRVRGVVHPGNE
- a CDS encoding DEAD/DEAH box helicase, with the protein product MTTEFTQLGLNPQLVQAVSDLGYIIPTPIQTKIIPLMLDGHDVIGQAQTGTGKTAAFVLPILQTLERGQRGIQALVLAPTRELAMQVAKAANEYGRCLNVRVLAVYGGQPYNIQISRLRQGVDIVVGTPGRLLDLIEKGELDLTRVSTVVIDEADEMLSMGFIKDIEEILSTIPSERRTALFSATVPPEITRISKKYMHSPQSIIIKSEHLTVDAVDHRYCLVNKEEKLAVLTRLFEVGDITSALIFVNTRVGTSDLVNELMGRGFPAEALNGDLNQQTREQVLNRFRRNQTTVLVATDVAARGLDINDISHVFNYDLPLDPELYVHRVGRTGRAGKTGIAITLLTTKEQWRLRRIEGFTKQTVTRIQIPTAEEIEEHRKAQLLEQMMVCLQRGRCQKELQMVTRLVEMGHDPLQIAAIALKIARGEEKQRSIAQISEVYEGSSPKARRGIKRGKKENGRNGANGSCEKGMVRLTLSAGKSHGVRPADVVGTIAYHANFPGSTIGAINILDKYTLVDIPQQYVAQTLAKAGKYQIRKNAVKLELA